One Tolypothrix bouteillei VB521301 DNA window includes the following coding sequences:
- a CDS encoding RNA-guided endonuclease InsQ/TnpB family protein — protein sequence MKTLKFKLYEHKRNKYLKRMINASGVIYNHCIALHKRYYRMWGKHLSCTKLQSHIAKLRKRSEFWQSVGSQAVQDICQRIEKAYQLFFKHNKKGVRPPGFKKVKKYKSFTLKQAGYKFLGGNRVKIGNRVYQFWKSRSWEGTVKTLTIKRTPLGELFMVVVVDGVVEPEIKFTTGRIAGFDFGLKTFLTCSDGSSIESPQFLKQSLSTIKKASKQHSKKLKGSSNRERARKNLVRKYEDVLNARRDWFWQLAHSLTNRFDVLCFETLNLKGMQRLWGRKISDLAFGEFLQILEWIAKKKGNSVIFIDRWYPSTKTCSSCGHVLEKLDLSVREWRCPSCQLVNGRDENAAKNICAVGASTVGLGDVRRAVPAIAV from the coding sequence ATGAAAACATTGAAGTTTAAGTTGTACGAACACAAGCGCAATAAGTACCTCAAGCGGATGATTAACGCTTCTGGGGTAATTTACAATCATTGCATTGCCTTGCACAAACGATACTATCGTATGTGGGGTAAACACTTGAGTTGCACGAAACTTCAATCACACATTGCCAAGTTGCGGAAACGTAGTGAGTTTTGGCAGTCGGTAGGCTCTCAGGCAGTACAGGATATCTGTCAGCGCATTGAGAAGGCATACCAATTGTTTTTTAAGCACAACAAGAAGGGGGTTCGTCCACCGGGATTCAAGAAAGTCAAGAAATACAAATCGTTCACCCTAAAGCAAGCAGGGTACAAGTTTTTAGGTGGCAATAGAGTCAAGATTGGAAATCGAGTTTATCAATTTTGGAAGTCTAGAAGTTGGGAGGGAACGGTCAAAACACTAACCATCAAGCGCACACCTTTGGGTGAATTGTTTATGGTGGTTGTAGTTGACGGTGTAGTTGAACCAGAAATCAAATTCACGACTGGTAGAATAGCGGGATTTGATTTTGGCTTAAAGACGTTTCTCACTTGCTCTGATGGTTCGAGTATTGAATCTCCTCAATTTCTCAAACAGTCTCTCAGCACAATTAAAAAAGCTAGCAAACAGCATTCCAAAAAACTAAAAGGCTCATCCAACCGAGAAAGGGCCAGAAAAAATCTGGTACGCAAGTACGAGGATGTTTTAAACGCTAGACGCGATTGGTTTTGGCAACTAGCTCACAGTCTAACTAATAGGTTTGATGTGTTGTGTTTTGAAACGCTCAATCTCAAAGGAATGCAACGTCTTTGGGGGCGGAAAATATCAGACCTAGCTTTTGGAGAATTTCTACAAATTTTAGAGTGGATTGCCAAAAAGAAAGGCAATTCTGTCATATTTATAGATCGATGGTATCCGTCTACTAAAACTTGTTCTAGTTGTGGACACGTTCTAGAAAAGCTGGATTTGTCCGTCAGAGAGTGGCGCTGTCCGTCCTGTCAGTTAGTGAATGGGAGGGACGAAAATGCAGCTAAAAATATTTGTGCAGTTGGGGCATCAACTGTTGGGTTAGGTGATGTAAGACGGGCTGTGCCTGCAATCGCTGTCTGA
- a CDS encoding MFS transporter — MKFQQDKSNPIYKDNNLYIIISITLISVMGVMAINPALPAIGEAFKVPDEQIGLVMASFLIPIAIGTPIFGILADRIGRKKILIPSLLLFALGGILSAFARDFRSLLEWRFLQGVGAASLESLSLTVIADVYSGKMLTAAMAFNASMIGISATVYPLVGGGLAQLSWQYPFLLSFLALPIALLALTKLKLPKTQSQRSVEDFNIKAYVSSTWQSINNRSVLVLLFAVLSLFILEFGACFICIPLLAANHLGASGAVIGIILASMEITLALFASQLGRFAQKFSEVTLIKISFVICAVALFIAPLISNVWLLFIPVLIFGAGLGIALPSIQTVFARLAPEDNRAGFMAMNVTLQSLGRALGPALVGIAFGFIGVQGALYASAIFSLVTFIVLNSFLVGTVHKPELSRKGEHYIG; from the coding sequence ATGAAATTTCAACAAGATAAATCAAATCCTATCTATAAAGATAACAATCTCTATATCATCATCAGTATAACACTGATATCAGTTATGGGTGTGATGGCTATCAATCCAGCACTACCAGCCATTGGGGAAGCTTTTAAGGTTCCAGATGAACAAATTGGATTGGTGATGGCAAGCTTTCTGATCCCAATTGCAATTGGAACTCCAATCTTTGGCATTTTGGCTGACCGTATTGGTAGAAAGAAAATCCTTATTCCTTCTTTACTGCTGTTTGCACTTGGCGGAATTTTAAGTGCTTTTGCACGGGATTTTCGCAGTTTATTAGAGTGGAGATTTTTGCAAGGCGTTGGCGCTGCTAGTTTGGAGTCTTTGTCTCTTACTGTCATTGCGGATGTTTACTCTGGGAAGATGTTGACTGCTGCTATGGCATTTAACGCCAGTATGATTGGCATTAGTGCAACAGTTTATCCTCTCGTTGGGGGTGGATTGGCGCAACTTAGTTGGCAATACCCATTTTTACTCTCATTTCTTGCTCTCCCAATTGCGTTATTAGCGTTGACAAAGCTAAAACTACCAAAAACGCAAAGCCAAAGGTCTGTTGAAGATTTCAATATCAAAGCTTATGTGAGCAGTACTTGGCAAAGTATTAACAACCGTTCTGTATTAGTGCTGTTGTTTGCGGTATTGTCTTTATTTATCTTAGAATTTGGTGCTTGTTTTATCTGCATTCCACTTTTAGCGGCGAATCATCTCGGTGCATCTGGTGCAGTCATTGGTATTATCCTTGCCAGTATGGAAATAACTCTTGCTTTGTTTGCTTCTCAATTGGGGCGCTTTGCTCAGAAGTTCTCGGAAGTTACACTTATTAAAATCTCGTTCGTCATCTGTGCTGTAGCACTATTCATTGCTCCCTTAATAAGTAATGTGTGGTTGCTTTTTATCCCCGTGCTTATCTTTGGTGCAGGTCTTGGTATTGCACTACCATCTATCCAAACAGTCTTTGCACGTCTTGCACCAGAGGATAATCGTGCTGGATTTATGGCAATGAATGTGACTCTCCAATCTTTGGGAAGGGCGCTTGGTCCCGCTTTAGTCGGTATTGCCTTTGGATTTATAGGAGTTCAAGGAGCTTTATATGCTAGCGCTATTTTTTCCCTGGTTACATTCATAGTGCTGAATTCTTTCCTAGTAGGAACAGTACACAAACCTGAGTTGAGCCGGAAAGGTGAGCATTACATCGGGTAA
- a CDS encoding thylakoid membrane photosystem I accumulation factor, which produces MNGIKWQFLHNLIPDWRRVLSVFLLLSCLLFIHTQSAFAGLKDDRYDGNIFVVYAGNGSLVPPKATLSQAISEHKPALLFFYVEDSSDCKQYALIVSRVQEFYGRVTEIIPVNVDALPIKATYDPTEAGYYYSGGVPQVVVFDRSGQVLLNKKGQVPYEEIDDKFRVVFDLLPRSESVQLKRRSFNELNSELTSQ; this is translated from the coding sequence ATGAATGGCATCAAGTGGCAATTTTTACACAATCTCATTCCAGACTGGCGGCGGGTTTTGTCAGTGTTCTTACTCCTTTCCTGCTTGTTATTTATTCATACACAATCGGCATTTGCAGGTCTAAAAGACGACAGATACGATGGCAACATTTTTGTGGTTTATGCCGGTAACGGCTCATTAGTTCCCCCTAAAGCAACACTCTCCCAAGCTATATCAGAGCATAAACCTGCCCTGCTATTTTTCTACGTAGAGGACAGCAGTGATTGCAAGCAATATGCCCTAATTGTTTCAAGAGTACAGGAATTTTACGGTCGGGTAACAGAGATCATCCCTGTCAATGTGGACGCCTTACCAATTAAAGCAACTTATGACCCTACAGAAGCAGGTTATTACTATTCTGGAGGTGTTCCTCAAGTCGTGGTCTTCGATCGCTCGGGTCAAGTCCTTCTTAACAAGAAGGGTCAAGTCCCTTATGAAGAAATAGATGACAAATTTAGGGTTGTGTTTGATTTATTACCTCGTTCCGAATCAGTGCAATTAAAGAGACGCTCCTTTAATGAGTTAAACAGCGAGCTAACCAGTCAATGA
- a CDS encoding ribbon-helix-helix domain-containing protein → MLLLYHHRRQYDGMKKLTVRCSDEEYEILVAHCKETNRTQSDVIRELIRKLKKSRPRRTGL, encoded by the coding sequence ATGCTACTATTATACCACCATCGACGGCAATATGACGGCATGAAAAAATTAACAGTGCGGTGTTCAGACGAAGAGTACGAGATACTAGTAGCGCATTGCAAAGAAACAAATCGCACTCAAAGCGATGTGATTCGCGAGTTAATTCGGAAATTGAAGAAAAGCCGTCCTAGAAGGACGGGGCTTTAA
- a CDS encoding response regulator, giving the protein MENVQVLDGLRVLAVDDNADTLDLLKFTFEEFNAQVTTATSVSVALEEVERYKPNILISDLAMPVEDGYSLIRKVRSLTKPTRQIPAIALTAMATEESRTLALNAGFNSHIVKPFDPEELIAVTSNLALVALYDTCPACGITKLSFIEYESKNKIWFQCPSCKWNRFYKLNTVKDAGFVNPYH; this is encoded by the coding sequence ATGGAGAACGTACAAGTCCTAGACGGTTTGAGAGTATTGGCAGTAGATGACAATGCCGATACTCTAGACTTGCTCAAATTCACTTTTGAAGAATTTAATGCACAAGTCACAACAGCAACGTCAGTGAGTGTTGCTTTAGAAGAAGTTGAGCGTTACAAACCAAATATTCTAATTAGCGATCTTGCTATGCCTGTTGAAGATGGCTATTCACTTATTCGTAAAGTGAGAAGTTTAACTAAACCAACAAGACAAATTCCAGCGATAGCTTTAACAGCAATGGCAACTGAAGAATCGCGTACACTTGCTCTCAATGCTGGGTTTAATTCCCACATAGTCAAACCTTTCGATCCCGAAGAGTTAATTGCAGTTACTTCCAATCTTGCTCTAGTTGCTTTGTATGATACCTGTCCGGCTTGTGGCATAACAAAATTATCGTTCATTGAGTACGAGTCAAAGAACAAAATTTGGTTTCAATGCCCCAGTTGTAAGTGGAACAGGTTTTATAAACTGAATACAGTTAAAGATGCTGGATTTGTGAATCCCTATCATTAA
- a CDS encoding Mur ligase family protein, with protein sequence MGNKIQLIDRLRLGLAVSVAKSVTFVVRSLRLGAASVLPGSIARRIEPRLLQLLSKQVKNGVILIAGTNGKTTTSLLLRTILERKGYRVAHNSTGANLENGLMTAMLESTNIVGELDVDYAILEVDENIIPKVLAPIQPRIVLCLNLFRDQLDRYGEVDVISKRWTKVISTLPRETVVIPNADDPTLSLLGQQLPQKVLFFGLNEPENYLEEIPHAVDSIFCPSCGHSLNYKGVYLSHLGDFLCPKCGFQRSQPKLNSNEWSQILVGLYNKYNTLAAATAAIELGVDEATIRDTINNFQAAFGRAEELEINGKRVRILLSKNPVGTNETIRVVTQSSDKTTLLVLNDRIPDGTDVSWIWDVDTEKLVERGGTLVVSGDRVYDMALRLRYSEKTPESHFKLIVEEDLRQAIATALENTPDNETLHILPTYSAMLEVREVLTGRKIL encoded by the coding sequence GTGGGAAACAAAATTCAACTTATAGATAGACTGCGGCTGGGTTTGGCTGTCTCAGTTGCAAAAAGTGTAACGTTTGTGGTGCGATCGCTGCGACTGGGTGCGGCGAGTGTTTTACCGGGTTCCATCGCCCGTCGCATTGAACCGCGCCTCTTGCAATTATTGAGCAAGCAAGTAAAAAATGGAGTGATTCTCATTGCTGGAACCAACGGCAAAACTACGACATCGCTGCTTCTACGCACAATACTGGAACGCAAAGGATATCGAGTTGCTCATAACTCCACAGGCGCTAATTTGGAAAATGGTCTGATGACTGCGATGTTGGAATCTACCAACATAGTAGGTGAATTGGACGTTGATTACGCAATATTAGAAGTAGACGAGAATATCATACCGAAGGTGTTAGCACCGATTCAGCCTCGGATCGTTCTTTGCTTGAATCTATTTCGCGACCAATTGGATAGATATGGGGAAGTCGATGTCATTAGCAAGCGCTGGACAAAAGTGATTTCTACCTTACCGCGAGAAACAGTCGTTATTCCCAACGCTGACGATCCCACACTATCGCTTCTCGGTCAGCAATTACCCCAAAAAGTGTTATTCTTTGGCTTGAATGAACCGGAGAATTATTTAGAAGAAATCCCTCACGCTGTCGATTCCATCTTTTGTCCTAGCTGCGGACATTCCCTCAACTACAAAGGAGTGTATCTGTCGCACTTAGGAGATTTTCTCTGTCCCAAATGCGGTTTTCAAAGAAGCCAACCGAAACTAAATAGTAATGAATGGTCGCAAATTCTTGTTGGTTTGTACAACAAATACAATACATTAGCTGCTGCTACTGCTGCCATTGAATTAGGTGTAGATGAGGCAACTATTCGCGATACAATTAATAACTTTCAAGCTGCATTTGGTCGTGCAGAAGAATTAGAAATTAACGGGAAGCGAGTCCGAATTCTACTATCAAAAAATCCTGTAGGAACAAATGAAACAATTCGAGTAGTGACTCAAAGCAGTGACAAAACAACATTGCTTGTCTTAAACGATCGAATACCAGATGGAACAGATGTGTCTTGGATTTGGGATGTCGATACAGAAAAATTAGTAGAGCGAGGAGGGACTTTAGTTGTCAGTGGCGATCGCGTTTACGATATGGCACTGCGCCTCCGCTATAGCGAAAAGACACCTGAAAGCCATTTTAAACTGATAGTAGAAGAAGATTTGCGCCAAGCGATCGCAACCGCACTGGAAAACACTCCAGATAATGAAACATTACACATCCTCCCCACCTATTCCGCCATGCTAGAAGTGAGAGAAGTTCTAACTGGCAGAAAAATATTATAA
- the egtD gene encoding L-histidine N(alpha)-methyltransferase, giving the protein MTTSQAVGSKETSQNSHEERLQIQRLQEQTLVISSNVGSDVVKGLTQRTKSLPPRYFYDDRGSELFEQICELPEYYVTRTETAILQECAGEIAQITGSCELVELGSGSSTKTRILLDAYYQAGYNLHYVPIDVSAGMLESTALQLLAEYPTLKIQALAGTYELALAQLEPTKLPTRTICFIGSTLGNLNSQECDEFFNQIINALQEGEYFLLGIDLQKPKHLLEAAYNDRQGVTAAFNLNMLAHLNRLYQGNFDITQFEHWAFYNETQNQIEMHLRSLRSQTIELQALNLTVSFDQDETILTEISRKFDLNNIQQELKAKGLVPQKVWTDKNQWFGLILCQKNW; this is encoded by the coding sequence ATGACTACATCTCAGGCTGTCGGTAGCAAAGAGACTTCCCAAAATTCTCACGAAGAACGCTTGCAAATACAGCGTTTGCAGGAACAAACTTTGGTTATTTCTTCTAATGTAGGAAGTGATGTTGTCAAGGGATTAACTCAAAGAACTAAATCCTTACCCCCTCGTTACTTCTATGATGACCGAGGCTCTGAGCTATTTGAGCAAATTTGTGAATTACCAGAATATTACGTAACGCGAACAGAAACAGCAATTTTACAAGAATGCGCTGGTGAAATTGCTCAAATAACGGGTTCTTGTGAATTGGTAGAACTTGGCAGTGGTAGTTCTACCAAAACCCGTATTCTACTGGATGCCTATTATCAAGCTGGTTATAATTTGCACTACGTCCCAATTGATGTCAGCGCTGGAATGTTGGAAAGTACTGCCCTACAACTACTAGCAGAGTACCCCACACTGAAAATTCAAGCCCTAGCTGGAACCTATGAATTAGCGTTGGCACAGCTTGAACCCACCAAATTACCTACCAGAACAATCTGTTTTATCGGTAGTACGTTGGGTAATTTAAATTCTCAAGAATGCGATGAGTTTTTTAATCAAATCATTAATGCTTTACAAGAAGGAGAATATTTCCTCCTTGGTATAGATTTGCAAAAACCAAAACATTTGTTAGAAGCTGCTTATAACGATCGCCAAGGAGTCACCGCAGCATTTAACCTAAATATGCTGGCACATCTCAATCGGCTGTATCAAGGAAATTTTGACATAACACAATTTGAACATTGGGCTTTTTACAATGAAACGCAAAATCAGATAGAAATGCATTTACGCAGTTTGCGATCGCAAACCATTGAACTACAAGCTTTAAACCTCACAGTTTCTTTTGACCAAGACGAAACCATTCTCACTGAAATTTCTCGCAAATTCGACCTCAATAATATTCAGCAAGAATTGAAAGCAAAAGGTTTAGTCCCGCAAAAGGTATGGACTGATAAAAATCAGTGGTTTGGATTGATATTGTGTCAAAAGAATTGGTAA
- a CDS encoding c-type heme family protein encodes MYLLKKSLLIFNNLTLAKKLTALLLLVFIEGIALSGIALAGVLNYKTQDEISSSAWLLLQTINSVRSYTTTEVVPQLQPRLDNSEFLQQAIPAYSSRKVLEDLQKKNERFKDFLYKEAMLNPTNIRDKADTFEATIVKEFQKNKNLKNLSGFRSLLGKNFFYIALPLSITESSCLQCHSTPDVAPKTMIDMYGDRNGFGWKLNMVNGAQIVSIPANEVLQKARQSLVIVMGIVTLIFASAIYIANFWLKRYVVRPIKQVVRVTEAVSTGNFDVEFEKVANDEIGSLIEAFTRMKLSLVMAIRRYERYRIVNREEHGK; translated from the coding sequence ATGTATCTCTTAAAAAAAAGCTTATTAATTTTTAACAATTTAACTTTAGCTAAAAAACTGACTGCACTCCTGTTACTTGTATTTATTGAAGGAATTGCTCTAAGCGGAATAGCTTTAGCTGGCGTTTTAAATTACAAAACTCAAGACGAAATTAGCTCAAGCGCCTGGTTATTGCTTCAGACTATCAACTCTGTTCGCTCTTATACAACAACTGAAGTCGTTCCTCAATTACAACCTCGTTTGGATAATAGTGAGTTTTTACAGCAGGCAATTCCAGCTTATTCCTCACGAAAAGTCTTGGAAGATTTACAAAAGAAAAATGAAAGATTCAAAGACTTTCTTTATAAAGAAGCAATGCTAAATCCTACAAATATTCGAGATAAAGCCGATACTTTTGAAGCGACAATTGTTAAAGAATTTCAAAAGAATAAAAATCTGAAAAACTTGTCAGGGTTTCGTTCTCTTTTGGGAAAAAACTTTTTTTACATTGCGCTCCCTCTATCTATCACTGAATCTAGTTGCTTGCAGTGTCACAGCACACCTGATGTTGCTCCTAAAACAATGATTGATATGTATGGCGATCGCAATGGGTTTGGTTGGAAATTAAATATGGTCAATGGTGCTCAAATTGTTTCTATTCCCGCTAATGAAGTTTTACAAAAAGCTCGACAGTCGCTGGTTATAGTCATGGGAATTGTTACTCTGATTTTTGCCAGTGCTATTTATATAGCTAATTTTTGGCTGAAACGTTATGTTGTTAGACCTATTAAACAGGTTGTTCGGGTAACAGAAGCAGTCAGTACTGGTAATTTTGATGTTGAGTTTGAGAAGGTAGCAAATGATGAAATAGGTAGCTTGATAGAAGCTTTTACACGTATGAAGTTGAGTTTAGTTATGGCAATTAGAAGGTACGAGCGTTACCGAATAGTCAATCGAGAAGAACATGGAAAATAG
- a CDS encoding type 1 glutamine amidotransferase → MNNQQYELTIGWLYPKLMSTYGDRGNVICIERRSQWRGYSVRVLPLDQSSTAEDIRSVDVIVGGGAQDRQQEIVMRDLQGAKAEAMREKIENGTPGVFTCGSPQLLGHYYEPGFGQRIEGLGILDMVSVHPGENVRRCIGNLVIEVSATRLARDLEEMTGSKPYLIGFENHGGRTKLGKVEALGRVVCGLGNNGEDGTEGAFYQNAIATYSHGPLLPKNPFVADWLIQTALRLKYQQPITLSPLDDTLAMQAREAMFKRLKVNPPTVAAARV, encoded by the coding sequence ATGAATAATCAACAATATGAATTAACAATTGGTTGGCTTTATCCAAAACTGATGAGTACTTACGGCGATCGCGGTAATGTTATTTGTATAGAACGCCGGAGTCAGTGGCGGGGGTATAGTGTCCGCGTATTACCTCTCGATCAAAGTTCTACTGCAGAGGATATTCGTTCGGTGGATGTTATTGTGGGTGGTGGCGCACAGGATCGTCAACAAGAAATTGTCATGCGCGATTTACAAGGTGCGAAAGCAGAAGCTATGCGGGAGAAAATAGAAAATGGGACTCCTGGAGTGTTTACTTGTGGTTCGCCCCAGTTGTTGGGACATTATTATGAACCTGGGTTTGGACAACGAATTGAAGGCTTGGGCATATTAGATATGGTGTCCGTACATCCAGGCGAAAATGTGCGGCGTTGTATCGGTAATTTGGTTATAGAAGTCAGTGCAACTCGTTTAGCACGGGACTTGGAGGAGATGACGGGTAGCAAGCCCTATTTGATTGGTTTTGAAAATCATGGGGGACGCACCAAGCTAGGAAAAGTGGAAGCCCTCGGGCGTGTTGTTTGTGGATTGGGTAACAACGGTGAAGATGGAACAGAAGGGGCTTTTTATCAGAATGCGATCGCAACTTATTCCCACGGTCCTTTGTTACCAAAAAATCCCTTTGTTGCTGATTGGCTGATTCAAACTGCATTGCGGTTGAAGTATCAACAGCCCATTACCCTGTCACCTCTAGATGATACCTTAGCTATGCAAGCGAGGGAGGCGATGTTTAAGCGGTTAAAGGTAAATCCGCCAACTGTCGCTGCTGCTAGAGTTTAA
- a CDS encoding MFS transporter, with product MIFATQRQAIMVEAKLVQQENALSPVQNKVGHWVLLSTILASSMAFIDASALNVALPALQSNLGATGVELLWIVNAYLLMLAALILVGGSLGDKLGRKKVFAIGICLFILASLACGFAPTTKFLIAARILQGIGGAMMIPGSLAIITAYFEPEHRGGAIGTWSAATTIVTVAGPVLGGLLSEAGFWRGVFLINLPIGITTLIILYLKVPESRNEEASVKIDYLGAILATLGLAGLTYGFISLHDFGIHDPRIYGTLSGGAIALLAYISVEARSAHPMMPLYLFKSRTFSGTNLLTLFLYGALSVGTFFLCLNLVQAQGYSQSIAGLADMPFALLLSGLSPWAGQLADRYGPRIPLIVGPFLAGLGFLLMAFVGLTRGASEYWTTFFPGIVVFGLGMAITVAPLTTAVMGSVGTEYAGTASGINNAVSRTAGVLAIAIVGSLALSTYSLSLQEHTTCIHLSNAARLLLQSQARQLGQIAPIVGVAPENVDAVETAVKLAFVDTFRLVMIICTGLAWLSAIMAALLVENPRKQLHG from the coding sequence GTGATTTTCGCTACACAAAGACAAGCAATCATGGTCGAAGCAAAGCTGGTTCAGCAGGAAAATGCACTAAGTCCCGTACAAAATAAAGTTGGGCATTGGGTGCTACTATCAACAATTCTTGCCTCAAGCATGGCTTTTATCGACGCTTCCGCCCTAAACGTCGCCCTCCCCGCTTTACAGAGCAATCTTGGAGCAACTGGTGTAGAACTGCTGTGGATTGTCAACGCCTACCTACTCATGCTCGCTGCTCTCATTTTAGTGGGCGGTTCGCTTGGCGATAAACTGGGGCGAAAAAAGGTGTTTGCAATTGGCATTTGCCTGTTTATTCTGGCTTCACTGGCTTGTGGTTTCGCCCCAACTACCAAATTTTTGATTGCAGCACGTATCTTGCAAGGTATTGGAGGTGCAATGATGATTCCCGGTAGTCTGGCTATCATCACCGCCTATTTTGAACCGGAACATCGTGGTGGAGCGATCGGAACGTGGTCGGCTGCAACTACAATTGTGACAGTTGCCGGACCTGTACTGGGGGGCTTGCTATCAGAGGCTGGATTTTGGCGTGGGGTCTTCCTAATCAACCTACCTATAGGAATCACAACGTTAATCATCCTCTACTTAAAAGTTCCAGAAAGCCGGAACGAAGAAGCTTCTGTAAAAATAGATTACCTGGGCGCAATTCTTGCAACCCTTGGATTGGCAGGTTTGACATACGGTTTTATTTCCCTACACGATTTTGGCATTCACGATCCCCGCATTTATGGAACACTAAGTGGTGGGGCGATCGCGCTATTGGCTTATATCTCAGTCGAAGCACGTTCTGCCCATCCAATGATGCCTTTGTACCTTTTTAAGTCACGTACCTTTAGTGGGACTAATTTGTTAACTTTATTTCTTTATGGAGCATTGAGTGTCGGTACTTTCTTCTTGTGTCTCAACTTAGTCCAAGCACAGGGTTACAGCCAGTCAATTGCTGGATTGGCAGATATGCCATTTGCCTTACTCTTAAGTGGATTGTCTCCTTGGGCTGGTCAGTTGGCAGATCGTTACGGTCCCCGCATACCACTGATTGTTGGTCCTTTTCTTGCTGGGCTTGGGTTTCTGTTGATGGCTTTTGTGGGGTTGACACGCGGAGCTTCCGAATATTGGACAACATTCTTTCCGGGAATTGTCGTCTTTGGCTTGGGTATGGCAATTACAGTGGCTCCGTTGACGACTGCTGTGATGGGTTCAGTGGGAACAGAGTATGCGGGAACTGCATCGGGAATTAATAACGCAGTCTCGCGAACGGCTGGGGTGCTGGCTATCGCAATAGTTGGTTCGCTAGCGCTGTCTACCTATTCGCTTTCGTTACAAGAGCATACAACCTGTATTCACTTATCCAATGCTGCACGGCTTCTACTACAATCTCAAGCCAGACAACTCGGTCAGATAGCACCAATTGTCGGGGTTGCACCGGAAAATGTGGATGCTGTGGAAACAGCTGTCAAATTGGCTTTCGTTGATACTTTTAGATTGGTAATGATAATTTGTACCGGATTGGCTTGGTTGAGTGCAATAATGGCAGCACTCTTGGTTGAGAATCCTCGCAAGCAACTACATGGTTGA